TACCGGAAGTGGACGAGGTTTTTGTTATTGATGATGCTTCGACTGATAATACCTCGGAGCTGGCCAAAAAAGCCGGCGCCGAGGTTTTGACCCTTCGAGAGAATCACGGTAAAGGGGGCGCCCTCAACAAAGGGATAGCTTTGGCCACAGGAGATGTAATTGCCCTAATTGACGGGGACGTTGGGGAAACAGCATCGGAAGTGCGCAAGCTCATCATGCCCGTAATTGAAGGAAAGGCCGATATGACTATTGCCAGGTTTCCCAAGGCCAAGAAAAAGGGCGGTTTTGGCCTGGTTAAAGGTTTGGCCCGAAATGGCATAAAATTATTGACGGGTTTGGAAATGGCAGCGCCTTTATCAGGACAACGGGCTATGACCCGTGAGGTTATCAGGGCAATTGGCCGCTTTTCTTCCGGATACGGGGTAGAAGTTGGTCTAACTATCGATATAGCCAGAAAGGGCTATAAAATTTTGGAAGTAGATGTAAATATGACTCATGCCGAAACAGGGCGAGATCTGCGCGGTTTTATGCACCGGGGGAAACAGTTTATGCATGTATCGAAAGTACTGGCCCGCCGGTTGATAATGAGGTGAAAAATG
The Thermincola ferriacetica DNA segment above includes these coding regions:
- a CDS encoding glycosyltransferase family 2 protein, with translation MRKKVSVLIPAYNEAKYIFQTVAAVKKIPEVDEVFVIDDASTDNTSELAKKAGAEVLTLRENHGKGGALNKGIALATGDVIALIDGDVGETASEVRKLIMPVIEGKADMTIARFPKAKKKGGFGLVKGLARNGIKLLTGLEMAAPLSGQRAMTREVIRAIGRFSSGYGVEVGLTIDIARKGYKILEVDVNMTHAETGRDLRGFMHRGKQFMHVSKVLARRLIMR